Genomic segment of Arachis hypogaea cultivar Tifrunner chromosome 16, arahy.Tifrunner.gnm2.J5K5, whole genome shotgun sequence:
GTTATGACAAGGTTAGGTTGTAGGCAAGTATCTTTCAAGCTTGAGGATAGAGAATTTGTCTATGACTTAATTTTTTTGCCAATGGTTGggttggagatgattttggggtttgattggcTGTCAAAGAACCGGGTATTGTTGGATTCCTTTGAGCAATTGATTCGGTTTATGCCGGAAGGAGAAGGTGGAGAAGGTGGAGAAGTGGTAGCTAAAGGTTATTACCTGAACTTTGTGATGGTGAACTGTGGTAGGGAAGAGTGCCAGGGTTATATATTATTGGCTGCGAATACGCTAGGTGATGATCAGAGGCTAGATCAGATTCTGGTACTTTGGGACTTTCCTGAAGTATTTCCTGAAGATATTCCCGAATTCCCACCTCAAAGGAAAATTAAATTTGTGATTGACTTGGTGCTGGGGGCCAGACTAGTGTCGATTATGCCGTATCGAATGGCTCTGATAGAGCTTGCTGAACTTaagactcagttggaagagcttctgaacaagaggttcatCCGACCCAGTGTGTCTCCTTGGGGAGCGCCAattttattggtgaagaagaaggatggaggaatgCGACTTTGTGTGGATTACTGGCAGTTAAACAAAGTAACTGTGAAGAACAAGTATCTGTTGCCGAGGATAGATGACTTAATCGTTCAATTACAAGGAGTTGGGTGTTTTCCAAGATTGATTTAAGATCCGGTTACCATCAGATAATGGTGAAGGAGGATGACATTCCAAAGACTGCGTTTAGGACATgctatggacactacgagtttgcggtgatattctttgggttgacgaatgcacCTGCTATGTTCATGGATTACATGGACAGAGTATTTTGTCCCTTCTTGGACAAATTCGTGGTAGTTTTCATACAcgacatcttagtttactcaaagACGGTGAAGGAGCGGAAATTGTATGCCAAGTTGTCGAAGTGTGAGTTTTAGAAAGAAGAAGTGAAGTTCTTAGGTCATGTGGTGAGTAAGGACAGAATAGAAGTGGATCCTTCAAAAGTGGACGCAGTGATGGAATGGGAGAGACCGACTATGGTGACTGAggttaggagtttcttgggtttGGCCAGATATTACCGAAGATTCATCGAGGGATTTTCTCAAATTGCACTACCGATGACTAAGTTAACCCAGAAGGAGGTACCGTTTGTGTGGACGTCGGAGTGTGAGGAGAGTTTTTAgactttgaaacaaaatttgactTCAGCACCAGTTTTAATTCTACCTGAACCACACGAACCgtttgaagtatactgtgatgCTTCGTTGAAGGGTTTATGTTGCATGTTAATGCAACATCAGAACGTAGTGGCTTACGCATCACGTTAGCTGAGACCACATGAGGTGaattacccaactcatgacttggaattggcggtgattgtgtttgcattgaagatttaGAGGTACCACTTGTACGGGGTGAGCTTTAGAGTCTTCTCTTATAacaagagtctcaagtacatctttgatcagaaagaactcaatatgcgtcagaggaggtggatggagctacTGAAAGATTACGATTTTGAATTgagttatcaccctggaaaggTGAATGTTGTGGCTGACGCATTGAGTCGAAAGTCTTTGATGATAGCTTGGATGAggattaaagaagaagagttaGTAGATAAGTTTTAGAACTTAAGCTGGATATTGGTGAAGCTGACGGACAAGCCTATTTGAACCAATTGTGCATTTTGAGTACGTTTAAGTCAAAAAATTCAGAAGGCTCAGCAAAACGGACAAGAACTTCAGAAGATGTTTCAACCAATTGGCAAGAAGAGGCATGGAGAGTTTACTAAGGATGATAAAGGGCTGTGGAGATATAAGGGGAGAATTTATGTGCCGAATGTTAGGAGTTTGAGACAAGAGTTGTAGTCAGAAACTCATAGCAGTGGGTTTTCTATTCATCCAGGAAGTACGAAGATGTACTATGATCTAAAGAAGATGTTCTGATGGCCTGGGATAAAGAATGATGTAGCTGCAGTTGTATCTAAGTGTCTGACGGGTCAGAAAGTGAAGATAGAACACCAGAGAACATCGAGAATGTTACAGCCACTTGAGATTCCTTagtgaaagtgggaaggaattgcaaCAGAATTTGTGACCAGTTTACCAAAAactaggtcgggatttgatgCGGTGTGGGTGATCATGGATCACTTAACCAAATctgctcattttctgcctatttGAGTGAACTACTCTATGGAGGAATTGGCAAGGTTGTACATCAACGATATTGTAAGGTTGCAAGGAGTGCCATCGAGCATAGTGTCAGACTGTGATCCCCGATTCACATCAAGATTTTGGGAAGCTTTCCAAAGAGCTTTCGGTATGAGACTGTCTCAGCAcggcatatcatccacaaacggaTGGACAGTCAGAACGGACTATTTAGACattggaggatatgctaagggcgtGTGTCTTGGATCAACCGAGAAGTTGGGACCGTtatatgccattggtggagtttgcgtacaacaacaactttcatgcgagcattgagatggctccgtatgaggccttgtatagACGGAAGTGCCAATCTCCACTTTGTTAGTATGAGGCCGGTGAGGCAAGTGTGTTAGGGCTGGATTCGGTAACAGAGACTACTGAGaagattaaaaagatttgagcTAGGATTTTGACTGCACAGAGCCGACAGAAGATCTATGTAGATCTGAGGAGGAATTTGAAGTGGGCGAGCATGTATTTCTGAAGGTTACTCCTACAACTGGGATTGGAATGGCGATTAAGACAAAGAAGTTGAATCTGAGGTATATAGGGCCGTTTGACATTTTGAGACGATTCGGGCCGATGGCATATCAAGTAGCCTTGCCGCCGCATTTGTCTAACTTAcatgacgtattccacgtgtcacaactcTGTAAGTACACGTCGGATGCAGCTCATGTGTTAGAGCCTGAGTTGGTTGAGCTAAAGGAGAACTTGACTTTTCAAGTAGCACCGATGCGAATTGACCACATTAGTGTGAAGAAACTACGAGGAAAGAAAGTTCAGTTGGTCAAGGTTGCTTGGAAGAGAGCATGAGTGGAAGAGCATACTTCGGAATTGGAGTTCGAGATGCGGAAGGATTATCCTGAGCTATTCTCAAGTAATCACTAAATTTTGAGGAcgaaatttcttatttggtggggagaatgtaagaactacGATTAATTAAccgtttaattaaataattaaatttcccaaaataggatccaaaaatttagaatgtgaattagaaaatttaaatataatttttggactcaataggttttttttgagttggaaaatgtaattttttgcaaAAAATCGCGTAAAAATGCAAACCGGTAAATTAACCGACAATACCGGCTTAAGTTTGTCCGGTACTAtgtgagaataataaaaacagtagaaaaccttagaaaaacatttagaattgaaaaccgggcactaattTTAAAAGGTTTAGCCCAAAGTTGGACCAAATGGGCCAAAAACGCTAAtgggttggaccggacccaattgggcccaagcccaacatatataagttcaTTAATGAACTCATTTCAGCCTCATTCCTCATCAAACGCAACACATACCAGCTGCATTGAGAGGAGAAGGGGAAGCGAGAAAACACTATTCACATACAACTTCcagtgaccataacttgagctacagagctctgaTTCGCGTGCCGTCGATGGCTACGTGAAACTCTTGCCGAGCCCGTTAGTTCTATCTAACTTGTGTAGGTAAGAACTCTaaattttctctccttttttcagccctaataaattcaaaaatgtgggtgttggttttgagtgaatttttgtgttttgattaatTAGGTGGTATCTAAGGTTGGGCTATTAGTGGTTTATGCCCCAAACACCATCAAAAAAGGTAAGAAAACTCTTTACCTTgtaaatttgtgaaattgatgaaccCTAGGTATTGATTTATAATAAATGATGTATGTCTAGCTTGAATTGTGAATTATTGGAGCTTTGGATTAGTTGTTGGTGATTAGAGGCTTGATTGGACACAAGTTTAGTGTATAGCACATATTGGGGACTATTGAAATTGTTTTGGTTGTAGGatatttggttttggttgtgaattttggaagttgagAACCTTATTAACTTTtggtaaaaaccagtttttagtgaactttgacaGATTCtaacttgagcctcagttttttaaaatttgttgaaatttgtcTTAAATAAAAGTTCCTTTAAATATCttaaaattgatataaagtttgatgaaaatagatttttatagaGGGAGTTATGACTATTTAAAGTTTGGTGCCTAAAactgaattctgcaactttgaaATTTTTCTGAGTCTGGTGAGAGTCGCATACGTGACATGGTGCACGCGACGCAACCAAACCATTCGGGTTGGGAATCTCACATACGTGAGGCACTAGATGCGTACGCAACACAGTGCATGCAACGCAACCAAACCATTCGGGTTGGGTATCTCGCGTACGCGAAATTTAATACGCGACGCGAGCAACCCATTCGGGTTGGgcatctcgcgtacgcgagcagggggttgcgtacgcgaccacccCTTATTCAACAGAATTCGTACGCGAGGCAGGGGCTTGCGTATGCAAGACCCCTGTTTTACTGAAAAATCATTTTTCTTCGTTTTCAAAGGTTCTCGAGCTTTCCAAACATTCTTTAAGTGTCATTTAGGAATACTATCTAGTACTTAGACTCTAATACTTCTAAGGATGAGTTAGTGACTTAATTTAGTGAATTTCTGTATGAATCTAGAAGGTGGAGACTGAGGTTTCTGGGGTACTGAGGACAGAACTAGTTGAGTGAGATGGCAGAGTAATGTAATGATGATTGAGCGATGGATTGTGAGAATGTGAACCGATAATATTGTGATGAGTCTGGGACTCAAGGAATAATGATGAATTTATGAATATTGAAAGTGATCTCTGAGGAATATGGAATTATTGTTTGTTACTGgtattgttgagacgctatgcgcctgtgatgagcggataatttataagctttttggcattgtttttacatagttttcagtatgatttagttagtttttagtatatttttattagtttttaattaaaattcacatttctggactttattatgagtttgtgtatttttctgtgatttcaggtattttctggctgaaattgagggacttgagcaaaaatcatattcagaggttgaagaaggactgcagatgctgttggattctgacctccctgtactcaaagtggattttctagagctacagaactctaaatggtgcgctcttaattgcgttggaaagtagacatccagggctttccagtaatatataatagttcatactttgattaaggatagacgatgtaaactggcgttgaacgccagttccatgctgcattctggagtcaaatgccagaaacacgttgcaaagtggagttaaacaccagaaacagatTACAAACTgatgttcaactccaagaaagacctctacacgtgtaaagctcaatgctcagcccaagcatacaccaagtgggccccggaagtggatttctacatcatttactcatttctgtaaaccctagtaactagtttagtataaataggactttttactatctttgtaGCGATCTTTGAtcaattttatgctatcttagactttcatgggggctggccattcggccatgcttggaccattaccatttatgtattttcaaacggt
This window contains:
- the LOC140180102 gene encoding uncharacterized protein; this translates as MAKDCTCWRNPNEGRNQHQGRVFAVNANDAAKADPLIKGNCLVGGKILVALYDTGASHSFIAFDKVEELGLKMSELAFDLHVHTPYQTVMTRLGCRQVSFKLEDREFVYDLIFLPMVGLEMILGFDWLSKNRVLLDSFEQLIRFMPEGEGGEGGEVVAKGYYLNFVMVNCGREECQGYILLAANTLGDDQRLDQILVLWDFPEVFPEDIPEFPPQRKIKFVIDLVLGARLVSIMPYRMALIELAELKTQLEELLNKRFIRPSVSPWGAPILLVKKKDGGMRLCVDYWQLNKVTVKNKYLLPRIDDLIVQLQGVGCFPRLI
- the LOC112756996 gene encoding uncharacterized protein, whose amino-acid sequence is MEELARLYINDIVRLQGVPSSIVSDCDPRFTSRFWEAFQRAFGMRLSQHGISSTNGWTVRTDYLDIGGYAKGVCLGSTEKLGPLYAIGGVCVTPTTGIGMAIKTKKLNLRYIGPFDILRRFGPMAYQVALPPHLSNLHDVFHVSQLCKYTSDAAHVLEPELVELKENLTFQVAPMRIDHISVKKLRGKKVQLVKVAWKRA